ATGTGGATTTGTTGGATGGAGACACTCTCCCTTGACCTCTAACCTGAGGACCAGTGACCCCTGGAGACAAAGCTCCTGATCTGACCTGATTCTTCTTTGCCCTTTCCAGAACTGGTCCATCATCTGAGCGGCTGGCGTCGCTCAGGCTGTCTGGGTCCACGTCATCCTGAACAGACAGATGCTGGGTGGAGTCCTGTCGGTTAGGAGAACCAGACACTCTGGCCAGAGGTTCCTGGCCTTGGTAAGATTCATGACGAATCAAGATACTCGGGGCGACACTATCCAGCTTCTCCGGAGGCACCTGGGGCAGCAGCCTTCTGGTCCTGGAGCTGTGACTGGACTCAGGCTCAGAGGGTTCGTGGCTGTAAGTTCCCAACGCGCTGCTCATGAAGCGTAAAGCTACAACAACAATTTGGTAAATCATTACAACTTTtcatatttgtgtcttttaatttttaaaactttagttttttatattcCAGAAAACAAATTTTATGTGTGTTGCATCTTTTTCACCTCAAAACATAAGCTCACAAGTTTATATGATCTGAATTCTGTTGAGAGCATGTAAAGAGGATCTGTGGAGAAAGCTTCATGTTTTTCAAATTAACTGTTTTTTTCAGTTAGAAAAATTTAGATATATCACTACACCTGTAACAAGAATACTCATTATAACCAGGTGGTAATAGAAAAGGCCTGTGATCAGATGTTGTCTTCCAGATAAAGATCTCATGTTATAACCAGGTGGACGTGAGGTCAACATATTCAGAGATTTGATACCTGGCCCTCAACAGATCACATTTATGTTGTTTATCACAAAATGCTTAGACAGAGTTCCAAAAGCACCTTCTAGACATTCCCCTTGAGGTGGAGTGGAACCGGATTCAGCATAGCTATCTGCCAGACTGGCCCAGCGGGAAACCCACTTAGGTCCTTCTAGACCTTGTACATGAGCAGCTGGAACCTGGAAAACACAGGATGAAGAACAAAGTCACCAGACAATAGAAATGAGGCTAAAGAGACCAACTACTTTTGCCAGATTCAGATTTTAGCAGGAGAAACTTGGGGAATACCAGTCTGCATGCACTGGGATCAGAACATGCTACACAGGTTTCCAGTGGTTTTTACCTGTATGGGGCCTGTTGGGGGAACACTGATTGCAGCTGGGATAAAGCCATGCAACAGGTCCACAGTGCTACCATCACTAGGCAGGTTAGCTTGTTCATCCTTGCCATCATTTCTTACAGGTCTATACACTCCTGTGTTCACACCACTGTACTCGGGAGAGTCGAGGACACCAAACACCTGTCGGGGCACAGGGCATGCATGAGGATGGGGGGCAGGACCACGACAGGCAGGAGCAAGAAGGACAACAGCTTCCATGCATCCCTACAACAACTTAAGATTTACTGTCTCACAAAAAATAGATCCGGTTCTGAGTCGCCTCATACACCAACAGTGAAATTTGAGAATCctgatctgtgtttttattgacaaTGCTATTTAGAACCGGCTGATTGGCGGAAGGTGGTGAGGGGTAGATCTTTTTAATATTACCGCCTGGAAAACAACCTTCCCCTGGTTTGAACTCAGATGAAAGATGTTCGTTTTACACAAATAAAGgtttttctctgctcaggaCTCAACAGAAACCATGAACGCTGCTTCGTACAAGAACCTTTAGAGCTCAAACCACCAAGGGTCTCAGTGACCTCACCTGATCGATCATGTTGcgagcctcctccacctcctggtcCTGTGACTCTGCCTCTATGGTGTAGGTTCCGGCATCACTCAGACTGTCATCCTCCTCGTTCCTCACCATCCTCTGGGAACCTTTCATGTCTTCTGCACGGACGCCATGGGAGAGCATTGAGGACATGTGAGGTCCAGAGGAGGGCACAGGAGAGGTGGTCTGTCCTGCGTTAGCGGGGATGGAAGACTTTAAAGCTGCTAGAGGCTGTAAGGGGGACGAGGGGTAGGAGACAGAGGATGGGGTTGGAGGTTCTTGTGGAGAGGGAATCCTAGCATGAGGAGGCGACACCATCACTGGCGGCGCAGACATGGGTGGAGTTAACATCATTTCCCTTGTTGGGGAAGAGTCCAGCTGACTGGAATCCTTCAGGAATTCAGTCGCAAACTCCTGGGCAAGCGTGGACTTCTTCCCGACGCTGCCAAAGGGTCTGATGACGATGCTCGAGGAAGAGCGAGAGGAGGGGTTCGATGAAGCCGCCTCcccctctgtcttctctctctttaaagAGCTCGACCTCTGGGGTCCACTGTAACTCTGACCCTTCAGAGGAACGGTCATCTGCTGGGTGGGGGGCATGTGGCCATGAACAGATGCCGGCCTCTCGCTGACTTTGCGCCTCTCCATCTTGGCCTTCAGGGCAGAGTATGAGTCGGCGTGGGCAGGGTTGTGCGTGAAGGACTGTGAGCGTTTTTTGCGTGGGTTGTCATCGAAGAACTCGATGATGAAGGCCTGCTGGGTGAGGCTCTCAGGAGGGCCCTgcctttgtgtctctgtggtggGGGATGGAGCTTGAGTAGGGCTCTGGGACAGGGGCCCCTCAGGGGCCACAGGTGAGGCTGGAGCCGAACTCGGTGGAGAGTACTGCAGTGGCTGCTGGAGCTTCTGTGGAGGAGCAGGCGGTTGACAATAGATAGACTGATCTGATTGGACAGTCTGCTGCAACACCTCAGactgctctgattggacggaGTGGTGGGATGTACTCCTTCCATTGAGAACTGGGTCTTCTGAGTCGCTCTGGGTTCCGTCCTCATGATGGTGACCTGACAACAAGAAGAAACATATCAGGCCATTGATTGATATACTACAGTAGAACCACAGTAGAACCATTAGGTGCGTCACCAGACTCTGACCTTTGAGGGTCTTGATGTTCATGGCCAGGTCGCTCTTTGTGCTGTAAACGTCTTCACATGTCGGACGTCTCCTCATCATGCTGACATCGCTGTGGACGAGCCAATCAGCCACTTTgctctctgaagacatcacctcGGCAGGTGTCGCAGTGATGCTCGTCATGGGGGGCGGagcctgctgcctcctctggcGAGTGGAGAACTTAGTGACGTGgtctttgattttgatttttccGGGCCTGCAGTCGTCGAACTCTATGGTGAAGGAGGCGTGGCTCTGAACGACAGGCATGGTCTTGgtgggaggggaaggaggggcTGGGGGCGTATCTGTGTCCTTGGTGGGGATTTCGTGGAGCTCCGCCCCTGAGGTTCGGGGATGCTGGAAGTCCTTGGTGGGGATCTCGAAGTAGCTCGCTTCCCGGTGGTATGAGGGGAACATCTTTGTTTGGGAATTTGACAGAGATCCAgtaaaatctggatccacagaCAGAACATCCCTCTGCACTtctgacatttgaaaaaaaagtacattttatatatataatacatatatttcCTTTTCTAACAGCAAGAATAATAAACGTAAAACTAAACGAAAATGTTAACATTTaagaataaacaaacatttcttaTGTTGTGTgtactttctgtttgtttatcatCATGGAATAATTTCATTTTACTGGTTTTACACTTGTGTTTTTACCTGGATGTGGTTCTTCGCTGTGCTGAACTTTGCTCCCATAATCCTCCTCTCCCCACCAGGACGGCTGTCCGTACAGAGGAGTGGGTTGACACCCGGGAGCGTCTGAAACACACCGTGAACCGGAAGTTAGAAACCTGCAGCGTTCCACTGCTCTCTGCACATTTCACAATATTCTGAGTACCAGTGTTGTACCTTGTGTTTTGCCGCTCTGGGTTTTTTCAGCTCTCATCTGATCGTCCTGTTCAGTTTTCCTTTCATCTAAAACCTTAACACTCATCTGTAACTGGCTGCTGTACTTCTCatgctgaaacacaaacacacacctgatcAGAagacactcacactcacacacacaaacacacgcacacacatacacacacacactgaccttcaGAGCCTCCTCTGGGACTTTGTGTTGACTTTTCTCCAGGACGTAGACATGAGTATGTTGGGAGAAGGTTAAGAAAAATAAGACaattaccacacacacacacacacacacacacacacacacacacacacacacacacacacacacacacacacacacacacacacactgccagcagGATATCATATCCGAAGCGGACAATGTCAGACACCTTCAGGGTGATGTAAGTCTGATCAGGAATCCTCAGGTCGTTTACAAAcgtctgcaaaaacaaaaacaaacaaaagataaaCACATTAACTCAGCCTgagttgtttctttgtttctttgagtgttgttgttgttgttgttgttacccCGTTCAGGCTGCCCAGGTCTTTGACCAGATGTTCGTCAGTGGTTGTGTTGTAGTTGATGACAGCGTGTTGTTTGTCAACACTGCGTGACTGATAAcgcaaaacaaacatttgaatgtaACAAATCTGTAAagcaataatacaaatatagaaGATATGTAATCAATAACAACACTCTCACCTGCAGCATGAGCTCACAGTCCTCTCGGCCCACGAAGATCATCTCCTTAGGGAGGCGGTGTCGAGTGCCTGAGCTGCTCACCAGGAACCAGGAAGTCACACTCATCTTCACAGGCCTGCTGGGAGACCCCAGAGCATCCTGGGAAACAGAGTGAGGAAGAACATCctgtttcatcatcatcatcatcattatcatcaccgCCATCATCAccgccatcatcaccatcatcaccatcatcatcatcatctcaatcttcatcatcatcatcatcattttcatcatcaccGCCATCATCAccgccatcatcatcatcatcatcatcattttcatcatcaccgccatcatcaccatcatctccatcatcaccatcatcatctccatcatcatcaccatcaccatgatcatctccatcatcatcaccatcatcatcaccatcatcatcatcatcatcatcaccattatcatcatcatctcaatcttcatcatcatcatcatcattttcatcatcaccGCCATCATCAccgccatcatcaccatcatcatcatcattatcatcatcatcatcaccgccatcatcaccatcaccatcatcattatcatctcaatcttcatcatcatcatcatcattttcatcatcaccGCCATCATCAccgccatcatcaccatcatcatcatcattatcatcatcatcatcaccgccatcatcaccatcaccatcatcatcatcatcatcatcatcatcatcatcatcattttcatcatcaccgccatcatcaccatcatctccatcatcaccatcatcatctccatcatcaccatcatcatcatcatcatcatcatcatcaccatcaccatgatcatctccatcatcatcaccatcatcatcaccatcatcatcatcatcatcatcaccattatcatcatttccatcatcatcatcatcatcatcatctccatcatcatcatcatcatctccatcatcatcatcatcatcaccattatcatcatcatcatcatcatcatctccatcatcatcatcatctccatcatcatcatcatcatcatcaccatcatcatcatcatcatcatcatctccatcatcatcatcatctccatcatcatcatcatcatcatcaccattatcatcatcatcatcatcatcatcatcatctccatcatcatcatcaccattatcatcatctccatcatctccatcatcaccatcatcatcatcatcatctccatcatcatcatcatctccatcatcatcatcatcatcatcaccattatcatcatcatcatcatcatcatcatc
This genomic window from Platichthys flesus chromosome 18, fPlaFle2.1, whole genome shotgun sequence contains:
- the cep170bb gene encoding centrosomal protein of 170 kDa protein B, which translates into the protein MSVTSWFLVSSSGTRHRLPKEMIFVGREDCELMLQSRSVDKQHAVINYNTTTDEHLVKDLGSLNGTFVNDLRIPDQTYITLKVSDIVRFGYDTHVYVLEKSQHKVPEEALKHEKYSSQLQMSVKVLDERKTEQDDQMRAEKTQSGKTQDAPGCQPTPLYGQPSWWGEEDYGSKVQHSEEPHPEVQRDVLSVDPDFTGSLSNSQTKMFPSYHREASYFEIPTKDFQHPRTSGAELHEIPTKDTDTPPAPPSPPTKTMPVVQSHASFTIEFDDCRPGKIKIKDHVTKFSTRQRRQQAPPPMTSITATPAEVMSSESKVADWLVHSDVSMMRRRPTCEDVYSTKSDLAMNIKTLKGHHHEDGTQSDSEDPVLNGRSTSHHSVQSEQSEVLQQTVQSDQSIYCQPPAPPQKLQQPLQYSPPSSAPASPVAPEGPLSQSPTQAPSPTTETQRQGPPESLTQQAFIIEFFDDNPRKKRSQSFTHNPAHADSYSALKAKMERRKVSERPASVHGHMPPTQQMTVPLKGQSYSGPQRSSSLKREKTEGEAASSNPSSRSSSSIVIRPFGSVGKKSTLAQEFATEFLKDSSQLDSSPTREMMLTPPMSAPPVMVSPPHARIPSPQEPPTPSSVSYPSSPLQPLAALKSSIPANAGQTTSPVPSSGPHMSSMLSHGVRAEDMKGSQRMVRNEEDDSLSDAGTYTIEAESQDQEVEEARNMIDQVFGVLDSPEYSGVNTGVYRPVRNDGKDEQANLPSDGSTVDLLHGFIPAAISVPPTGPIQVPAAHVQGLEGPKWVSRWASLADSYAESGSTPPQGECLEALRFMSSALGTYSHEPSEPESSHSSRTRRLLPQVPPEKLDSVAPSILIRHESYQGQEPLARVSGSPNRQDSTQHLSVQDDVDPDSLSDASRSDDGPVLERAKKNQVRSGALSPGVTGPQVRGQGRVSPSNKSTSFYIGSEDHPGKPDQAQSPVQSERTRDPPAKTPPTTVLIRHLSGHEPRRTGVKPNSSAPNLQIQDKDSVPTKDSCMSSFVRQESFTKDRPSDTVQMKNLPHISSHPSIRDMEKRRENIQDAQSFLQEAGGTLSPLDTRFPSSGFGRSSKKGGSSSHMDDSLSGESDVDTASTVSQVSSKNAPVSSASKKRPAISSLQKEKSSSSSAIQEKGRQLTARERLSEKRQSQTTPNVSSKSEAEKRFQMRRSAGNCGSLDLSEGQQSSGTNWTESTSSDHESSRPSNRSKKPISPLQKEDTEKTAKTVTQQILTRSNSLSAPRPTRASMLRRARLGEASDNEGAETDRTSQNSDNITAPPKLSGEGKKMSRLDILAMPRKRTGSFTAPSDNETSSTGRSAFSNRNSESASSTRKVSDGRQAASRRGGAPVKQASTHSRSSGAKYPSTGSRRRQKESDFSSSEEEYEMNAAASKAKRSSHHSASSQNPRGQRTAATRSKSVSLETEEEDDPNEVDPYQNWSTHSAEIAKLSQDLAKDLAILAKEIHDVAGDGDSPSSGMGATTSPSPLPNTPASTISAREELVHHIPEASLNYQKVPPGSSVVSDLDANMNEPEPGSKQRRPWNREEVILDNLMLNPVSQLSQAIRENTEQLAEKMKVLFQNKAEVWEEIEAKINAENEVPILKTSNKEITSILKELRRVQRQLEVINTIVEPGGSLQIAAVGTSSLCQTRPSSKEKKPASKPRSPPQTSNSNESTRRPPRGPSASHHKA